One segment of Archocentrus centrarchus isolate MPI-CPG fArcCen1 unplaced genomic scaffold, fArcCen1 scaffold_54_ctg1, whole genome shotgun sequence DNA contains the following:
- the LOC115777486 gene encoding proenkephalin-A-like, whose translation MKAESMAAPSHSSCLWVMVLGACVSLVVGADCGKECALCVYRLLGQQSGFSSLTCSPECDGGLDSQKLRMCQDILLEEESRLPVDTDPHEQQLQEAVGTLSTDDEFARSLEHQMAKKYGGFMKRYGGFMSRRSSSTEGPLGDARNQNDEENIRLEILKILNAATESDSDGGGQGGETVKRYGGFMRRAEGGVAKGDLLEAVLGRGLKKRYGGFMRRVGRPEWLVDSKDGGQMKRASENGGELQKRYGGFMD comes from the exons ATGAAAGCAGAG TCCATGGCTGCTCCCTCACACAGCAGCTGCCTGTGGGTGATGGTCCTGGGCGCTTGTGTGTCCCTCGTGGTCGGAGCAGACTGCGGGAAGGAGTGTGCGCTTTGCGTGTACCGTCTGCTGGGACAACAGTCAGGTTTCTCGTCCCTG aCATGCTCTCCAGAGTGTGACGGTGGGTTGGATAGCCAAAAGCTGCGCATGTGCCAAGACATACTGTTGGAAGAGGAAAGCCGCCTTCCGGTGGATACTGATCCCCAtgaacagcagctgcaggaagCAGTAGGTACCCTGAGCACCGATGATGAGTTTGCAAGATCACTGGAACACCAAATGGCCAAGAAGTATGGTGGCTTCATGAAACGCTATGGTGGTTTCATGTCTCGCCGTTCATCCTCTACAGAGGGGCCACTAGGGGATGCCAGAAACCAGAATGATGAAGAAAACATTCGCCTGGAGATCCTAAAGATCCTCAATGCAGCAACTGAGAGTGACAGTGACGGGGGTGGTCAGGGAGGTGAGACAGTGAAGAGGTATGGAGGTTTCATGCGTCGGGCTGAAGGGGGGGTTGCAAAGGGTGACCTGCTCGAGGCAGTGTTAGGCCGAGGGCTCAAGAAGCGCTACGGAGGGTTCATGAGGCGTGTGGGTAGGCCTGAGTGGCTGGTGGACAGCAAGGATGGAGGACAGATGAAACGGGCTTCGGAGAACGGCGGTGAGCTGCAGAAGAGGTATGGTGGGTTCATGGACTAG